Proteins from one Larimichthys crocea isolate SSNF chromosome XX, L_crocea_2.0, whole genome shotgun sequence genomic window:
- the LOC104931551 gene encoding mucin-2 gives MSSQRWMLAVCFSLASEICRNFGSGVVQPFVSNSFYVASNCPFILTHFTHNRVQCDITIRRDDSGLLVEIEITINKIRTVLRNGIILVEGKRVSLPYDHTYQHIFPYGIYTKLRSSLLPLSVIWHNVPGGIGTVRVELEQELSTEMTGLCGNNKLSTKQELIRGSVLPDNTCQTRDEGYNMTTVCGMFFSHAWDCLQGMTTHYMRLCNENIYRYRNSKTIRCAFFKEIVVRCGNQSRVWNVWRSITGCEPPSCPGELVYVDQGPAFIPSCSIPKPDTYYEDQKLICSCICPMGKVLNDRADGFKCVPKQECPCVFDGKKYSPGDKRSTKCQSCVCESGKWQCTKSSCPPKCSIETQFVKTFDGKRYVIPAKCAYVASQGPNWKITIEFSQENAIALKTVVLQLYQETYTFSHNMVKIGDKEITDFHHSAHALVCWKSSIYVHVQTSFGLKILVQVSPKIQLYITLSEKQMPSVYLSGLCGNYNNDTTDDFTTSSGIIENSVKAFTLSWSMKVCSDIIPFICIKTSNELFAEEKCSVLKKPYGIFAKCHGHIPIDHYYTACIQGTCNSDSSKLQQCLCIALGNYAKACASLGVLVGDWRKVTNCSLPCQKNQEFFYNMQGCNNTCRSLSGIDPSWEVEDDMPVEGCGCPEGTHLNREQICSPKTDCDCHYSGGTTPPGPHVIDGRQCESGSSSTESAMLNRHFVCTDGKVCVHCAQSNINTAQKTCDSLSKPMGMTCTSGCYCPDGQYEDHNGNCVSKANCTCVYSGKVFSTGQNVDISCKSCICDQGRWNCTDKLCNGKCQVYGNGHFQTFDSKWYRFSGQCRYMLVEDDCGYGFGTFSVRVESVPCCDEALTCSRSVIFNLKDKVTLTLSDMKVTIRHHSGWMLKDHALFSVHTVGLYIIISVPSKGITLIWDKNTRVTVELQPQWKNQVCGLCGNFDCTETNDLQISNSGVMSSALAFGNSWKTATPPCSDVTTETYPCEHHSYCAVWAQRNCMILKGDTFKECHYKVDPGPYFDACVLEACSCAFKGKFLGFCTAVAAYAEACSDNNVCIRWRRPDLCPVFCDYYNEQGQCIWHYDPCGEIQICGTAFTHKLEGCYPKCPNDAPYYDVNTGECTNLTDCTCSINGTFIYTEDPMMIGTAMCLCGNVCSSTTTPASTTSVSSTTENWSSRTSALTQRPTTVSTTTENWSSTTPVLTQRPTTVSTTTENWSSTTPALTTSTTTTPSTTPSTTPSTTPSTTPSTTPSTTPSTTPSTTPSTTPSTTPSTTPSTTPSTTPSTTPSTTPSTTPSTTPSTTPSTTPSTTPSTTPSTTPSTTPSTTPSTTRGCECKDLKNNKSWRCGETWIENCFNNTCEDEKIVSTVLDCPQPTILICPRKKYTTWLDECGCQRKECDCVCELYGDPHYITFEGVPFSFQKHCTYVLVEEKLPRHHLTIAVDNVQCIPGWPGTCAKGIILKYGNSIATLNIIPSLDTVQATLNNRSIMPPYEEKGLKFETTGTTVTIYLPEIRSYVSLSPWWNVLVSLAMENFNKNTQGQCGVCNGRSCVRRGGQAEDDNCCDKTAYDWVYPDPLKPACAFAPTNVSCIKSTPTPTPTPCPEDPLCELFYHAVFSECRKVVDMGSKRKNCRFDACANATCSSLAQAAEECKKSGFCIEWRYLTNGRCDFSCDNGLVYNECPKTGDDYCKDGVRHKGKPFTNNGPSCSCPSPLFRAGEHSTVCVSNCSFCEWPHGGTKEPGEKWESNCQLCTCDLQTLKVRCSTIPPKPTPICNSSEVLVNSSCCGDMICVEKTCSHHGQTYKVGDRWRDVAHPCMLFSCSKEGIQAETRVCPKEYCPEMYRIWDDEHCCFTCKQSCAPKVSNMTYAIDGCTSSIQMLVCQGSCVSPHWLVLKGDLQVEQECQCCQEGRSERRTMTLRCPDNGFRVHIYKHIISCECKICTI, from the exons ATGAGCTCACAACGATGGATGCTGGCTGTCTGTTTCTCACTGGCCTCAG AGATTTGCAGGAATTTCGGCAGTGGGGTCGTACAGCCTTTTGTTAGCAATAGTTTCTATGTGGCGTCCAACTGCCCGTTCATCCTCACCCACTTCACCCACAACCGAGTGCAATGTGATATCACCATACGGCGAGATGACAGTGGGCTGCTGGTCGAAATCGAGATCACCATCAACAAAATCAGGACTGTTCTACGGAATGGAATTATCCTGGTAGAGGGTAAAAG GGTATCCCTTCCGTATGACCACACCTACCAGCATATCTTTCCCTATGGCATCTACACTAAACTGAGGAGCTCGctgcttcctctgtctgtcatttggcACAATGTACCCGGAGGAATTGGCACTGTGCGG GTGGAGCTAGAGCAGGAGCTGAGCACCGAAATGACTGGACTGTGTGGAAACAACAAATTAA gcACCAAGCAGGAGTTGATCAGAGGCAGTGTTCTACCTGACAACACTTGTCAAACCCGAGATGAAGGCTACAATATGACTACA GTATGTGGAATGTTCTTCTCCCACGCCTGGGACTGTCTGCAAGGCATGACGACGCATTATATGCGACTCTGTAACGAGAACATTTACAGATATAGAAACAGCAAAACCATCAGATGTGCTTTCTTCAAAGAAATTGTAGTCCGCTGTGGAAATCAGAGCCGGGTGTGGAACGTATGGAGATCTATAACTGGATGTG AACCACCGTCTTGTCCAGGTGAGCTGGTTTACGTTGATCAGGGTCCAGCCTTTATTCCCAGCTGCTCCATCCCAAAGCCAGACACATACTACGAAGACCAGAAGCTCATCTGCTCCTGTATCTGCCCAATGG GTAAGGTGCTTAATGATCGTGCAGATGGCTTCAAGTGTGTGCCTAAACAGGagtgtccctgtgtgtttgaTGGCAAGAAGTACTCACCCGGAGACAAACGTAGCACCAAGTGTCAGTCATG tgtgtgtgagagtgggaAATGGCAGTGCACAAAAAGCTCCTGTCCCCCCAAATGTTCAATTGAAACCcagtttgtaaaaacatttgatgGCAAACGATATGTCATCCCTGCTAAATGCGCATATGTGGCCTCGCAG gGTCCCAACTGGAAAATAACAATTGAGTTTTCCCAAGAAAATGCAATTGCTCTGAAAACAGTCGTTCTTCAGCTGTATCAG GAAACATATACATTCTCACACAACATGGTTAAAATTGGAGATAAGGAGATCACTGACTTCCATCATTCTG CTCATGCTCTGGTTTGCTGGAAGTCATCCATATACGTCCATGTCCAGACATCCTTTGGTTTGAAGATCCTAGTCCAGGTGTCTCCTAAAATCCAGCTGTACATCACTCTAAGTGAAAAGCAAATGCCCTCAG TCTATCTTTCAGGTCTTTGTGGTAACTACAACAATGACACCACTGACGACTTTACCACCAGCAGCGGGATCATTGAGAACTCAGTTAAAGCTTTTACTCTGTCCTGGAGTATGAAAGTGTGTTCAGATATCATACCTTTCATCTGCATCAAGACAAGCAATG AACTATTTGCTGAGGAAAAGTGCTCTGTATTGAAAAAGCCATATGGGATATTTGCTAAATGCCATGGCCACATCCCAATTGATCACTACTACACG GCTTGCATCCAAGGAACATGTAATTCTGACAGCAGCAAactgcagcagtgtttgtgtattgCTCTGGGCAATTATGCAAAAGCCTGCGCCAGTCTGGGTGTTTTAGTCGGTGACTGGAGGAAAGTTACCAATTGCT CTTTACCGTGTCAGAAAAACCAAGAATTCTTTTACAACATGCAAGGCTGCAACAACACATGTCGTTCCCTGTCTGGCATTGACCCTTCCTGGGAGGTAGAAGACGATATGCCTGTAGAGGGCTGTGGCTGTCCAGAGGGAACTCACTTGAACAGAGAACAAATCTGTTCCCCAAAGACAGACTGTGATTGTCACTACAGTGGTGGTACAACGCCACCAGGGCCTCATGTTATTGATGGACGACAGTG tgagagcgggtcctcttccactgaGTCTGCtatgttgaaccgccattttg TTTGCACAGATGGGAAGGTTTGTGTTCACTGTGCTCAGTCTAACATTAACACGGCTCAGAAAACCTGTGACAGTCTCAGCAAACCAATG GGTATGACCTGTACTAGTGGATGTTACTGCCCAGATGGCCAATATGAAGATCACAATGGAAACTGTGTTTCTAAGGCCAACTGCACCTGTGTGTACAGTGGCAAAGTATTCAGCACAGGACAGAATGTCGATATCTCCTGCAAAAGCTG TATCTGTGATCAGGGTCGGTGGAATTGCACGGATAAGCTTTGTAACGGAAAATGCCAGGTTTATGGAAATGGCCACTTCCAGACCTTTGACTCCAAGTGGTACCGCTTTAGTGGACAGTGTCGGTACATGCTTGTAGAG GATGACTGTGGATATGGCTTTGGCACCTTCTCTGTCAGAGTGGAGAGCGTACCCTGTTGTGATGAAGCACTCACCTGCTCTCGCTCAGTCATCTTCAACCTGAAG GACAAAGTCACCCTGACGCTGAGCGACATGAAGGTGACCATACGCCACCACAGTGGTTGGATGCTTAAGGATCATGCACTTTTCTCCGTACACACCGTGGGACTCTACATCATAATCTCAGTCCCAAGCAAAGGGATAACTCTCATCTGGGACAAAAACACTCGGGTCACCGTAGAGCTCCAGCCACAGTGGAAG AATCAAGTGTGTGGCCTCTGTGGGAATTTTGACTGTACTGAGACGAATGACCTGCAGATCAGTAACTCAGGAG TGATGTCCAGTGCCCTGGCATTTGGCAACAGCTGGAAAACTGCCACACCTCCTTGCTCTGATGTGACCACTGAGACCTATCCATGCGAGCACCACTCCTACTGCGCAGTCTGGGCCCAGCGGAACTGTATGATCCTTAAAGGAGACACATTCAAAGAATGCCATTATAAA GTGGATCCAGGGCCCTACTTCGATGCTTGTGTGCTGGAAGCATGTTCCTGTGCGTTTAAAGGGAAGTTCCTGGGCTTCTGCACAGCCGTGGCAGCCTATGCAGAGGCCTGCAGCGACAACAATGTGTGCATAAGATGGAGACGTCCTGATTTGTGTC CGGTCTTCTGTGACTACTACAACGAGCAGGGCCAGTGTATCTGGCACTATGACCCCTGTGGTGAAATACAAATCTGTGGCACAGCCTTCACTCACAAGCTGGAAG gCTGCTACCCCAAATGTCCAAACGACGCACCATACTATGATGTAAATACTGGTGAATGCACCAACTTGACAGACTGCACCTGTTCTATAAATGGCACTTTCATTTATACTGAGGATCCGATGATGATCGGTACTGCTATGTG CCTGTGTGGAAACGTGTGTT catcaacaacaacaccagcatCCACCACCAGTGTCTCATCTACTACTGAAAATTGGTCATCAAGAACATCAGCACTAACACAGCGCCCCACCACTGTCTCAACTACTACTGAAAATTGGTCATCAACAACACCAGTACTAACACAGCGCCCCACCACTGTCTCAACTACTACTGAAAATTGGTCATCAACAACACCAGCACTAACAACATCTACTACAACGACGCCCTCAACGACACCCTCAACAACGCCCTCAACGACACCCTCAACGACGCCCTCAACGACGCCCTCAACTACGCCCTCAACGACGCCCTCAACGACACCCTCAACGACGCCCTCAACGACGCCCTCAACTACACCCTCAACAACACCCTCAACTACGCCCTCAACGACGCCCTCAACTACACCCTCAACAACGCCCTCAACAACGCCCTCAACCACACCCTCAACCACACCCTCAACAACGCCCTCAACAACGCCCTCAACAACGCCCTCAACCACACCCTCAACAACACCCTCAACCACACGTGGGTGTGAGTGTAAAGACCTGAAGAACAATAAAAGCTGGCGTTGTGGTGAGACGTGGATAGAAAACTGCTTCAATAACACGTGTGAAGATGAGAAAATAGTGTCGACCGTACTGGATTGTCCACAGCCTACAATTCTCATCTGCCccagaaaaaaatacacaaccTGGTTAGATGAATGCGGATGTCAAAGAAAAGAGTGTGATT GTGTCTGTGAGCTATATGGGGACCCCCACTACATCACTTTCGAAGGCGTACCCTTTAGTTTTCAGAAACACTGTACCTACGTCCTGGTGGAGGAGAAGTTACCACGTCATCATCTGACCATTGCTGTAGACAACGTACAATGTATACCAGGGTGGCCAGGCACCTGTGCTAAGGGAATTATCCTGAAATATGGGAACAGTATTGCTACACTCAATATCATTCCAAGTTTAGATACAGTACAG GCCACTCTGAACAATAGGTCTATAATGCCACCATATGAGGAGAAAGGGTTGAAGTTTGAGACCACAGGCACCACAGTTACCATCTACCTCCCAGAAATCCGCTCTTATGTATCCCTCAGTCCCTGGTGGAACGTGTTGGTCAGTCTGGCCATGGAGAACTTCAATAAGAACACCCAAGGACAATGTG GTGTTTGTAATGGTAGATCATGTGTCCGTAGAGGAGGACAGGCTGAGGACGACAATTGCTGTGATAAAACGGCCTATGACTGGGTGTACCCCGACCCTCTAAAGCCAGCTTGTGCTTTTGCACCAACAAACGTATCTTGCATTAAAAGCACgccaacccccacccccaccccctgcCCTGAAGACCCACTGTGTGAGCTGTTTTACCACGC tgttttttcagAATGCCGTAAGGTTGTGGATATGGGCAGTAAAAGGAAGAACTGCAGGTTTGATGCATGTGCGAATGCAACTTGCTCTTCACTCGCGCAAGCTGCTGAAGAATGCAAGAAATCTGGTTTCTGTATTGAATGGAGGTATCTGACCAATGGAAGATGTG atttttcatGTGATAATGGATTGGTTTACAATGAATGCCCAAAAACGGGGGACGATTACTGCAAGGACGG AGTACGACATAAAGGAAAACCCTTCACGAACAACGGTCCAAGCTGTTCTTGTCCCAGCCCCCTGTTCAGGGCAGGAGAACACtcaacagtctgtgtgtctaATTGTTCCT TTTGTGAATGGCCACATGGTGGGACCAAAGag CCTGGCGAGAAGTGGGAGTCCAACTGTCAACTATGTACATGTGACCTTCAGACTCTGAAGGTGCGCTGCTCTACAATCCCTCCTAAGCCAACTCCTATCTGCAACTCCAGTGAAGTATTGGTAAACTCGTCTTGCTGTGGTGATATGATTTGTG TTGAGAAGACATGCAGTCATCATGGACAAACATACAAG gtgggagacagatggagggatgTCGCCCATCCCTGCATGTTATTCAGTTGCAGCAAAGAGGGTATTCAGGCTGAGACTAGAGTCTGTCCCAAAGAATACTGTCCAGAG atgTACAGAATTTGGGATGACGAACACTGCTGCTTTACAT GTAAACAGAGCTGTGCTCCGAAGGTGTCCAATATGACCTATGCCATCGACGGGTGTACCAGCAGCATCCAGATGCTCGTGTGTCAGGGCTCATGTGTGTCTCCGCACTG GCTTGTGTTAAAGGGTGacctgcaggtggagcaggagtgCCAATGTTGTCAGGAGGGCagatcagagaggaggacaaTGACCCTGCGGTGTCCCGACAACGGATTCAGAGTACATATCTACAAGCATATCATCAGCTGTGAGTGCAAAATATGTACCATCTGA